A single genomic interval of Nocardioides palaemonis harbors:
- a CDS encoding APC family permease — translation MTDTQTGNGELRAGAIGFVDALVIGLASTSPAYSLAAIIGAVTALAGVHAPGILLASFVPMALIAAAFLYLNRVDPDCGTTFSWVTRAMGPWFGWLGGWAIMMTGVLIVGSLADVGVRFGLYGLGELVRSDALVSAGDEAWVRMPLAVVLVLAMTWICVLGTDVSARLQNVLILVQVVSLLVFAVVAIVRAVGGDSPLDEVTPAVGWLDPFGAGGAALSSGLLLGVFAYWGWESAVNLSEETTDGDRTPGRAAMLSTVILLGTYVSVAVAVVAFAGTQWLADNAGEEEAVFYTLATEVLGGWSWVLLLSVSTAAIASTQTTIIPASRTGLSMARRAAIPARLGHIHPRHRTPDVSTWTVAAIAIVWYVGMYLVSENALFDSLTALALLIAFYYALTGVACAVYYRKHLTESVRSLLLIGVGPVVGALMLAWLLVLAVRDQSDPANSYSGQAWFGVGPPLVIGIAIFLVGVVCMLVWRAQDRRYWAERPSLPDPDVVHGLKSPRPDPDGLEG, via the coding sequence ATGACGGACACGCAGACGGGGAACGGTGAGCTGAGGGCGGGAGCCATCGGCTTCGTGGACGCGCTCGTGATCGGGCTGGCGTCCACGTCGCCCGCCTACTCCCTGGCCGCCATCATCGGCGCGGTCACTGCGCTCGCCGGGGTGCACGCGCCCGGCATCCTGCTCGCGTCGTTCGTCCCGATGGCGCTGATCGCGGCGGCGTTTCTCTACCTCAACCGGGTCGACCCGGACTGCGGGACGACGTTCAGCTGGGTGACGCGCGCGATGGGGCCGTGGTTCGGGTGGCTCGGCGGCTGGGCGATCATGATGACCGGCGTGCTGATCGTCGGCTCGCTGGCCGACGTGGGCGTGCGGTTCGGGCTCTACGGCCTCGGCGAGCTGGTGCGCAGCGACGCGCTGGTCTCGGCCGGCGACGAGGCGTGGGTGCGGATGCCCCTCGCGGTGGTGCTGGTGCTCGCGATGACCTGGATCTGCGTGCTCGGCACCGACGTGTCGGCGCGGCTCCAGAACGTCCTCATCCTCGTGCAGGTCGTCTCCCTGCTGGTCTTCGCGGTGGTCGCGATCGTGCGCGCGGTCGGCGGCGACAGCCCGCTCGACGAGGTCACGCCCGCCGTCGGGTGGCTCGACCCGTTCGGTGCCGGCGGCGCCGCCCTCAGCTCCGGCCTCCTGCTGGGCGTCTTCGCCTACTGGGGCTGGGAGTCGGCGGTCAACCTGAGCGAGGAGACCACCGACGGCGACCGCACGCCCGGTCGCGCCGCCATGCTCTCGACGGTGATCCTGCTGGGGACCTACGTGTCGGTGGCGGTCGCCGTGGTGGCCTTCGCGGGGACCCAGTGGCTGGCCGACAACGCCGGTGAGGAGGAGGCGGTGTTCTACACCCTCGCCACCGAGGTGCTCGGCGGGTGGAGCTGGGTGCTGCTGCTGTCGGTGTCGACGGCCGCGATCGCCTCCACCCAGACGACGATCATCCCGGCCTCGCGCACCGGGCTGTCCATGGCCCGACGAGCCGCGATCCCCGCGCGCCTGGGCCACATCCACCCGCGCCACCGCACGCCCGACGTCAGTACGTGGACCGTCGCCGCCATCGCCATCGTCTGGTACGTCGGCATGTACCTCGTCAGCGAGAACGCGCTCTTCGACTCCCTCACCGCGCTCGCGCTGCTGATCGCCTTCTACTACGCGCTGACCGGTGTCGCGTGTGCCGTCTACTACCGCAAGCACCTCACTGAGAGCGTGCGCAGCCTGCTGCTGATCGGCGTCGGCCCGGTCGTCGGCGCGCTGATGCTCGCCTGGCTGCTGGTGCTGGCCGTCCGCGACCAGTCCGACCCCGCCAACTCCTACAGCGGCCAGGCGTGGTTCGGGGTCGGTCCGCCGCTGGTCATCGGCATCGCGATCTTCCTCGTCGGGGTGGTGTGCATGCTGGTGTGGCGGGCACAGGACCGGCGCTACTGGGCCGAGCGCCCGTCGCTGCCCGACCCCGACGTCGTGCACGGGCTGAAGTCCCCGCGCCCGGATCCCGACGGATTGGAGGGCTGA
- a CDS encoding universal stress protein, with protein MTVLLGYDESPGADAALEVAIQVATRFGEDLVLVYGAAPPGRMGEEARTHLEALLEMGRSATAHALERARASGVETSVRLVDAKPAEALLQVGAELDASVIVVGTAGDSPFRGALLGSTPHKLLHLADRPVLCVPVP; from the coding sequence ATGACGGTGCTGCTGGGCTACGACGAGTCGCCGGGGGCCGACGCGGCCCTCGAGGTGGCGATCCAGGTCGCCACCCGCTTCGGCGAGGACCTGGTCCTCGTCTACGGCGCTGCGCCACCGGGCCGGATGGGCGAGGAGGCGCGCACGCACCTCGAGGCGCTGCTGGAGATGGGGCGGTCGGCCACCGCCCACGCCCTCGAGCGGGCCCGCGCGAGCGGCGTCGAGACGAGCGTGCGGCTCGTGGACGCCAAGCCCGCGGAGGCACTCCTGCAGGTCGGCGCCGAGCTCGACGCCTCCGTGATCGTCGTCGGCACCGCTGGTGACAGCCCGTTCCGCGGTGCGCTCCTGGGCTCGACGCCCCACAAGCTCCTGCACCTCGCCGACCGCCCCGTGCTCTGCGTCCCCGTCCCCTGA
- a CDS encoding helix-turn-helix domain-containing protein produces MGAEALHEDHVREHDEMTGDGREVLGVAPDAVEVRRRAGVAGGVGLTASAVAIAYLARATQSGSALDWAFVVVMGLLGAYWLVGLVDARTPLLVADVQGIRIRLGRTWRGLPWTAVHHVEHLPRRGPLRDGRLVVVPHNLELIESELSGAGKRHTVVSRLLHGAPLAVPLGLATRVTGADGDLTEALGRVARDASQVVVLEPVADEAPEQDLDADEPGAVDEDRASGAEPVVASPTPAALRETGAARRSEVRREVEVETDTEPEGREHHRAGRVSLVEETQSWGDRVRAIARPGEPVEPLVLDDFEVEPAEDPVIGPELAAARTRIGLTVDQLAERTRIRPHVIEAVEVDDFEPCGGDFYARGHLRTLARVLGVDVAPLLASYDERYAHAPINPRRVFEAELATGANGSIRGTRGGPNWSVLVAVVMALVLAWSIARLVMDTPPELRGATPVLNGSGGPQGAASAPAAKPVAVVVSAPSSGARVVVRDAAGTIVFKGSLAVGQTRELEVSPPVRVQSTDGGVTVTVAGGTARPVGEAGVAGQGTFVAD; encoded by the coding sequence ATGGGCGCCGAGGCACTGCACGAGGACCACGTCCGTGAGCACGACGAGATGACGGGGGACGGCCGCGAGGTGCTGGGCGTCGCCCCGGACGCCGTCGAGGTACGCCGTCGTGCCGGGGTCGCCGGGGGAGTCGGCCTCACCGCGTCCGCGGTGGCCATCGCCTACCTGGCACGGGCGACGCAGAGCGGCTCGGCCCTGGACTGGGCATTCGTCGTCGTGATGGGCCTGCTCGGCGCCTACTGGCTGGTCGGGCTGGTCGACGCGCGCACGCCGCTGCTCGTCGCCGACGTGCAGGGCATCCGGATCCGGCTCGGCCGCACGTGGCGCGGGCTGCCGTGGACGGCGGTGCACCACGTGGAGCACCTCCCGCGTCGGGGCCCGCTGCGCGACGGCCGGCTCGTCGTGGTGCCCCACAACCTCGAGCTGATCGAGTCCGAGCTCTCCGGGGCCGGCAAGCGGCACACCGTCGTCTCCCGCCTGCTGCACGGCGCTCCGCTGGCCGTGCCGCTGGGCCTGGCCACGCGCGTGACCGGTGCCGACGGCGACCTCACCGAGGCGCTCGGCCGGGTCGCCCGCGACGCCAGCCAGGTCGTGGTGCTGGAGCCCGTCGCCGACGAGGCGCCCGAGCAGGACCTCGACGCCGACGAGCCCGGCGCGGTCGACGAGGACCGTGCGAGCGGCGCCGAGCCGGTCGTCGCAAGCCCGACCCCCGCTGCGCTGCGCGAGACGGGAGCCGCGCGCCGCTCGGAGGTGCGTCGCGAGGTCGAGGTCGAGACCGACACCGAGCCCGAGGGGCGCGAGCACCACCGCGCCGGCCGGGTCAGCCTGGTCGAGGAGACGCAGTCGTGGGGCGACCGGGTGCGGGCGATCGCCCGGCCCGGCGAGCCCGTCGAGCCGCTCGTGCTCGACGACTTCGAGGTCGAGCCGGCCGAGGACCCGGTCATCGGCCCGGAGCTCGCCGCCGCGCGTACGCGGATCGGCCTCACCGTCGACCAGCTCGCCGAGCGGACCCGGATCCGCCCGCACGTCATCGAGGCCGTCGAGGTCGACGACTTCGAGCCCTGCGGCGGCGACTTCTACGCGCGCGGCCACCTCCGCACGCTCGCCCGGGTGCTCGGCGTGGACGTCGCGCCGCTGCTGGCCTCCTACGACGAGCGCTACGCCCACGCCCCGATCAACCCGCGCCGGGTCTTCGAGGCCGAGCTCGCCACCGGCGCCAACGGCTCGATCCGCGGCACCCGCGGCGGTCCGAACTGGTCGGTGCTGGTCGCGGTCGTGATGGCCCTCGTGCTGGCCTGGTCGATCGCCCGCCTGGTCATGGACACCCCGCCCGAGCTGCGCGGCGCCACCCCGGTCCTCAACGGGTCGGGCGGACCGCAGGGCGCGGCGAGCGCGCCGGCCGCCAAGCCGGTCGCGGTCGTGGTCTCCGCCCCCTCGTCGGGTGCCCGCGTGGTCGTCCGCGACGCGGCCGGCACGATCGTGTTCAAGGGCAGCCTGGCCGTCGGCCAGACCCGCGAGCTCGAGGTGTCGCCCCCGGTCCGGGTCCAGTCGACCGACGGCGGCGTCACCGTCACGGTCGCCGGCGGGACGGCGCGTCCGGTCGGCGAGGCCGGCGTCGCCGGCCAGGGCACCTTCGTCGCCGACTGA
- a CDS encoding FtsK/SpoIIIE family DNA translocase codes for MATRTSSPPGSRSSSTSGTKRSTSGSSTRSRSTSTKRPAPRASAAKGRSGSSASKRRPAARPAPRAVRNGPGPVSRVFGALWHAVAAIWLGLAHGVGAVARSVGQSARDLDPEHRRDGVGLFLLGLATVVGAAVWWQLPGGVMDLARSVTSGAVGKVGWLVPLFLVWAGWRTLRDPERNGPAGRQVIGWTAFALGLLGIVHIANGNPQPVLGDATNLQSAGGAVGYVTSSLLLDLMQTPYVVVPLLALLMTFGVLIISATPVYQVPARLAELRDRALGRTHPDDLPTEDAATTPVRTRRRSMLDDDVDPEMGDPAYDSPVLSDRELKKRKRKKADEEPVEDYGIDLFADAPTEVSPAVDAGAGKDDTGPVEPPPHTPLPARVEQLALSGDITYSLPENSALKPGSVHKARSKASDAVVERLMQVMDEFGIDATVTGYTRGPTVTRYEVELGPAVKVEKVTALSKNIAYAVASADVRILSPIPGKSAIGIEIPNTDKEIVSLGDVLRSNTARSDHHPMVAGLGKDVEGGFVVANMAKMPHLLVAGATGSGKSSFINSLITSILMRATPDEVRMIMVDPKRVELNAYEGVPHLITPIITNPKKAAEALAWVVREMDMRYDDLANFGFRHIDDFNKAVRAGKVEVPPGSERTLSPYPYLLVIVDELADLMMVAPRDVEDSVVRITQLARAAGIHLVLATQRPSVDVVTGLIKANVPSRLAFATSSLGDSRVILDQPGAEKLVGQGDGLFLPMGASKPVRVQGSWVTEAEIHQVVKHCKDQLEPTYVEDVTAPKESKRDLDDDIGDDMELVVQAIELVVSTQFGSTSMLQRKLRVGFAKAGRLMDIMESRGVVGPSEGSKARDVLVKPDEIDSVIATLEGGA; via the coding sequence CGCGATCTGGCTCGGGCTGGCGCACGGCGTCGGCGCGGTCGCCCGCTCGGTCGGGCAGTCCGCCCGCGACCTCGACCCCGAGCACCGGCGCGACGGCGTGGGGCTGTTCCTGCTGGGCCTCGCGACCGTGGTGGGCGCCGCCGTGTGGTGGCAGCTCCCCGGCGGCGTGATGGACCTCGCCCGCTCGGTGACCTCGGGCGCGGTCGGCAAGGTCGGCTGGCTGGTGCCGCTGTTCCTCGTGTGGGCCGGCTGGCGCACCCTGCGCGACCCGGAGCGCAACGGACCCGCGGGCCGCCAGGTCATCGGGTGGACCGCCTTCGCCCTCGGCCTGCTCGGCATCGTGCACATCGCCAACGGCAACCCGCAGCCCGTGCTCGGCGACGCGACCAACCTGCAGTCCGCGGGCGGCGCGGTCGGCTACGTCACCTCGAGCCTGCTGCTCGACCTGATGCAGACGCCCTACGTCGTGGTGCCGCTGCTCGCGCTGCTGATGACCTTCGGCGTGCTGATCATCTCCGCCACCCCGGTCTACCAGGTGCCTGCGCGGCTCGCCGAGCTCCGCGACCGTGCCCTGGGCCGCACCCACCCCGACGACCTCCCCACCGAGGACGCGGCCACCACGCCGGTGCGCACCCGCCGCCGGTCGATGCTCGACGACGACGTCGACCCCGAGATGGGCGACCCGGCCTACGACAGCCCGGTCCTGTCGGACCGCGAGCTGAAGAAGCGCAAGCGCAAGAAGGCCGACGAGGAGCCGGTCGAGGACTACGGCATCGACCTGTTCGCCGACGCCCCGACCGAGGTCAGCCCGGCGGTCGACGCCGGCGCGGGCAAGGACGACACCGGTCCGGTCGAGCCCCCGCCGCACACGCCGCTGCCCGCGCGCGTCGAGCAGCTCGCGCTCTCCGGTGACATCACCTACTCGCTGCCCGAGAACTCCGCCCTCAAGCCGGGTTCGGTCCACAAGGCACGGTCGAAGGCCAGCGACGCCGTCGTCGAGCGGCTGATGCAGGTGATGGACGAGTTCGGCATCGACGCCACCGTCACCGGCTACACCCGCGGCCCGACGGTCACCCGCTACGAGGTCGAGCTCGGCCCGGCGGTCAAGGTCGAGAAGGTCACGGCGCTGTCGAAGAACATCGCCTACGCGGTGGCCTCCGCGGACGTGCGGATCCTCAGCCCGATCCCGGGCAAGTCCGCGATCGGCATCGAGATCCCCAACACCGACAAGGAGATCGTCTCCCTCGGCGACGTGCTCCGCTCCAACACCGCCCGCTCGGACCACCACCCGATGGTCGCCGGCCTCGGCAAGGACGTCGAGGGCGGCTTCGTGGTGGCCAACATGGCCAAGATGCCCCACCTGCTGGTGGCCGGTGCCACGGGATCCGGAAAGTCGAGCTTCATCAACTCGCTGATCACCTCGATCCTCATGCGGGCCACCCCGGACGAGGTGCGGATGATCATGGTCGACCCCAAGCGGGTCGAGCTGAACGCCTACGAGGGCGTCCCGCACCTGATCACCCCGATCATCACCAACCCCAAGAAGGCCGCCGAGGCGCTGGCGTGGGTCGTGCGCGAGATGGACATGCGCTACGACGACCTGGCCAACTTCGGGTTCCGCCACATCGACGACTTCAACAAGGCGGTGCGTGCCGGCAAGGTCGAGGTGCCCCCGGGCAGCGAGCGCACCCTGTCGCCCTACCCGTACCTCCTGGTCATCGTCGACGAGCTCGCCGACCTGATGATGGTCGCCCCGCGCGACGTCGAGGACTCGGTCGTCCGGATCACCCAGCTCGCCCGCGCCGCCGGCATCCACCTCGTGCTCGCCACGCAGCGCCCGTCGGTCGACGTCGTCACCGGCCTGATCAAGGCCAACGTGCCGTCCCGGCTGGCGTTCGCCACCAGCTCGCTCGGCGACAGCCGCGTCATCCTCGACCAGCCGGGCGCCGAGAAGCTCGTCGGCCAGGGTGACGGCCTCTTCCTGCCGATGGGCGCCTCGAAGCCGGTGCGCGTCCAGGGCTCCTGGGTGACCGAGGCCGAGATCCACCAGGTCGTCAAGCACTGCAAGGACCAGCTCGAGCCCACCTACGTCGAGGACGTGACGGCGCCGAAGGAGTCCAAGCGCGACCTCGACGACGACATCGGCGACGACATGGAGCTCGTGGTCCAGGCCATCGAGCTCGTCGTCTCCACCCAGTTCGGGTCGACCTCGATGCTCCAGCGCAAGCTGCGCGTGGGCTTCGCCAAGGCCGGCCGCCTGATGGACATCATGGAGAGCCGCGGGGTCGTCGGACCCAGCGAGGGCTCCAAGGCACGCGACGTCCTGGTCAAGCCGGACGAGATCGACTCCGTGATCGCCACGTTGGAAGGGGGAGCCTGA